Proteins encoded by one window of Actinomycetota bacterium:
- a CDS encoding TIGR00730 family Rossman fold protein, producing MADQPKRRGRITTRGPGAERVRDADLALLQGPEPDFVSTDPWRALRILGEFVEGFDLLARVGPAVCVFGSARTPPDDPDYAAAVEIGRLLAREGRAVITGGGPGLMEAANKGAAEGGGLSVGLNIELPHEQYRNPYVNLGVDFRYFFVRKTMFIKYSEAFVVMPGGFGTLDELFEALVLIQTGKVRDFPLVLYRSAHWTGLIDWMRETTLGEGWVDEADLDRILLADTPEEVVRLAKGGAG from the coding sequence ATGGCCGACCAGCCCAAGCGCCGCGGGCGCATCACCACCCGGGGCCCGGGGGCCGAGCGCGTGCGCGACGCCGACCTGGCGCTGCTGCAGGGCCCCGAGCCCGACTTCGTGTCCACCGACCCATGGCGCGCGCTGCGCATACTCGGCGAGTTCGTGGAGGGCTTCGACCTGCTGGCGCGCGTGGGCCCGGCCGTATGCGTTTTCGGATCGGCCCGCACGCCACCCGACGACCCCGACTACGCCGCGGCCGTGGAGATCGGCCGGCTGCTGGCCCGCGAGGGCCGGGCGGTCATCACCGGCGGCGGCCCCGGGCTCATGGAGGCCGCCAACAAGGGCGCGGCCGAGGGCGGCGGGCTCTCGGTGGGCCTCAACATCGAGCTGCCCCACGAGCAGTACCGCAACCCCTACGTGAACCTGGGCGTGGACTTCCGGTACTTCTTCGTGCGCAAGACGATGTTCATCAAGTACTCCGAGGCCTTCGTGGTGATGCCCGGCGGCTTCGGCACCCTCGACGAGCTGTTCGAGGCCCTGGTGCTCATCCAGACCGGCAAGGTGCGCGACTTCCCGCTGGTGCTCTACCGCAGCGCCCACTGGACGGGCCTCATCGACTGGATGCGCGAGACCACCCTGGGTGAGGGATGGGTGGACGAGGCCGACCTCGACCGGATCCTGCTTGCCGACACGCCCGAGGAGGTCGTGCGCCTGGCAAAGGGGGGCGCGGGCTAG
- a CDS encoding PQQ-dependent sugar dehydrogenase — protein sequence MRCKASIVAVGSACALSAAVGASAATGLGLQLVGSGFGSALGVVQAPGESRLLVVERDGVVRPIGRGGKPGAPWLDIRDRVGPEGLEQGLLGVAFAPDFATSGRFYVDYTNLRGDTRVVEFRTRPGARRVSTRTARVVLSQAQPFSNHNGGALAFGPDGMLYIALGDGGGQKDPFNSAQDLGSLLGKVLRIDPSRREGGRGYAVPDGNPFAGQAGARPEIWALGLRNPWRMAFDRDTGDLWMGDVGQNEREEIDVARKGQAGLDFGWSKREGTQDLKGGPRGARETDPVAEYPHEGGNCSVAGGYVVRGPGAPSLAGKYVYADWCTGRAWTIDAKAPGAPEEITGRIGRIPGVTSFGEDRAGNVYVVTNQMVRRITG from the coding sequence ATGAGGTGTAAGGCCAGCATCGTCGCCGTGGGCTCTGCCTGCGCTCTGTCGGCCGCGGTGGGCGCATCGGCGGCCACCGGGCTGGGCCTGCAGCTGGTGGGCTCGGGCTTCGGGTCGGCGCTCGGCGTGGTGCAGGCACCGGGTGAATCGCGCCTGCTGGTGGTGGAGCGCGACGGCGTGGTGCGGCCCATCGGCCGTGGCGGAAAGCCCGGGGCGCCCTGGCTGGACATCCGCGACCGCGTGGGGCCGGAAGGCCTGGAGCAGGGCCTGCTCGGCGTGGCCTTCGCGCCCGACTTCGCCACGTCGGGGCGCTTCTACGTCGACTACACGAACCTCCGCGGCGACACCCGCGTGGTGGAGTTCCGCACGCGTCCGGGCGCCCGTAGGGTGTCCACGCGCACGGCGCGCGTGGTGCTGTCGCAGGCCCAGCCCTTCAGCAACCACAACGGTGGCGCGCTGGCCTTCGGCCCCGACGGCATGCTCTACATCGCGCTGGGCGACGGCGGCGGCCAGAAGGACCCCTTCAACAGCGCGCAGGACCTCGGCAGCCTGCTCGGCAAGGTGCTGCGCATCGACCCCTCCAGGCGCGAGGGGGGCAGGGGCTACGCCGTACCGGACGGCAACCCCTTCGCCGGCCAGGCCGGGGCGCGCCCCGAGATCTGGGCGCTCGGCCTGCGCAACCCGTGGCGCATGGCGTTCGACCGCGACACCGGCGACCTGTGGATGGGGGACGTCGGCCAGAACGAGCGCGAAGAGATCGACGTGGCGCGCAAGGGCCAGGCGGGACTCGACTTCGGCTGGAGCAAGCGCGAGGGCACGCAAGACCTCAAGGGCGGCCCGCGCGGTGCCCGCGAGACCGACCCCGTGGCCGAGTACCCGCACGAGGGCGGCAACTGCTCGGTGGCAGGTGGCTACGTGGTGCGCGGGCCGGGTGCGCCGTCGCTGGCAGGCAAGTACGTGTACGCCGACTGGTGCACCGGGCGCGCGTGGACCATCGATGCCAAGGCGCCGGGGGCACCTGAGGAGATCACCGGCCGCATCGGTCGCATTCCCGGCGTCACCTCGTTCGGCGAGGACCGCGCGGGCAACGTCTACGTGGTCACCAACCAGATGGTGCGGCGCATCACGGGGTAA
- a CDS encoding cryptochrome/photolyase family protein — protein MPRVPGDRRRARGPGGRPAAAAHGVRGDVGPRGLARPRRGRLARWREREPVGRARHGAHAPRRGGGQALRRRSGPRPGPLDGRPLRPRPCACARGHHRRRAGGARPHRGPPGAARRREGALSAPTIWVLGDQLDPAGPAFRGHRPGEARVLMIESDHAIGRLPYNRERRVLVIGGMRRLADRLRRDGWAVELRRAPTLFAGVMAHAKQEQPDRLVVAHPTSRSGLALVQRLRDALPVPVEMREPVGFITRPGELDEILGKRAPRMDSFYRDMRRRLDILVDADGQPVGGAWSMDKENRKPPPRTRDLGVPAPWLPPADDPLDVALRREFAALPETGEGGERVMAADADEAEAALDRFIDARLAGFGPYEDAMMDDDWAMAHSLLSGPLNLGLLSPERVARRVADALGDGAPIASVEGFVRQVIGWREYVWGWYWKRTWRDANALDAEAPVPAALWGGTTRMRCVQVAMDGIHRRGYSHHIQRLMVLGTLMLLRGTQPWDATRWFRAAHVDGSAWVMAPNVIGMALYADGGSMMTKPYAASGAYINRMSNHCRSCPYNPKSATGADACPFTTLYWDFLDRHRERLGQNPRMSLSMRNLEKRQDMPAIRARAREVMAALDTGVD, from the coding sequence GTGCCCCGCGTGCCAGGTGACCGGCGCCGGGCTCGAGGCCCTGGCGGACGCCCGGCCGCGGCTGCTCATGGCGTTCGTGGAGATGTGGGGCCCAGAGGACTGGCGCGCCCGCGGCGAGGACGGCTGGCCCGATGGCGTGAGCGTGAGCCCGTCGGCCGTGCCCGCCACGGTGCTCATGCGCCGCGGCGAGGTGGTGGCCAAGCGCTTCGGCGCCGTTCCGGCCCACGACCTGGACCGCTGGATGGACGACCACTTCGGCCCCGCCCATGCGCCTGTGCCCGAGGGCATCACCGCCGCCGAGCAGGAGGTGCTCGACCGCACCGCGGCCCGCCGGGCGCAGCACGACGCCGTGAAGGGGCGCTGAGCGCGCCCACCATATGGGTGCTCGGGGATCAGCTTGATCCCGCGGGCCCGGCGTTCCGGGGCCACCGCCCGGGCGAGGCCCGGGTGCTGATGATCGAGAGCGACCACGCCATCGGTCGCCTCCCCTACAACCGCGAGCGGCGCGTGCTGGTGATCGGCGGAATGCGGCGGCTGGCCGACCGGCTGCGCCGCGACGGCTGGGCCGTTGAGCTGCGCCGCGCGCCCACGCTGTTCGCGGGCGTGATGGCCCACGCGAAGCAGGAGCAACCCGATCGCCTGGTGGTGGCCCACCCCACATCGCGCAGTGGCCTGGCGCTGGTGCAGCGCCTGCGCGACGCCCTGCCCGTGCCCGTGGAGATGCGCGAGCCCGTGGGGTTCATCACGCGGCCGGGGGAGCTCGACGAGATCCTGGGTAAGCGCGCGCCGCGCATGGACAGCTTCTACCGCGACATGCGCCGGCGGCTCGACATCCTCGTGGACGCCGACGGCCAGCCGGTGGGCGGCGCGTGGAGCATGGACAAGGAGAACCGCAAGCCGCCGCCGCGCACGCGCGACCTGGGGGTGCCGGCGCCGTGGCTGCCGCCCGCCGACGACCCGCTCGACGTCGCGCTTCGACGCGAGTTCGCCGCGCTGCCCGAGACCGGCGAGGGCGGCGAGCGCGTGATGGCGGCCGATGCGGATGAGGCCGAGGCGGCCCTTGACCGCTTCATCGACGCCCGCCTCGCCGGCTTCGGGCCATACGAGGACGCCATGATGGACGACGACTGGGCCATGGCGCACTCGCTGCTCTCGGGCCCCCTCAACCTGGGCCTGCTCTCGCCCGAGCGCGTGGCCCGGCGGGTGGCGGACGCCCTGGGCGACGGCGCTCCCATCGCGTCGGTGGAGGGCTTCGTGCGCCAGGTGATCGGCTGGCGCGAGTACGTATGGGGCTGGTACTGGAAGCGCACCTGGCGTGACGCCAATGCGCTTGATGCCGAGGCGCCCGTGCCCGCAGCGCTGTGGGGCGGCACCACGCGCATGCGGTGCGTGCAGGTGGCCATGGACGGCATTCACCGGCGCGGGTACTCGCATCACATCCAGCGGCTCATGGTGCTGGGCACCCTCATGCTGCTGCGCGGCACCCAGCCGTGGGATGCCACCCGGTGGTTCCGGGCGGCGCACGTGGATGGATCAGCCTGGGTGATGGCCCCCAACGTGATCGGCATGGCGCTGTACGCCGACGGCGGATCGATGATGACCAAGCCCTACGCCGCCAGCGGCGCATATATCAACCGCATGAGCAACCACTGCCGCTCGTGCCCCTACAACCCGAAGTCGGCCACGGGGGCCGATGCCTGCCCCTTCACCACCCTCTACTGGGACTTCCTCGACCGGCACCGGGAGAGGCTCGGGCAGAACCCCCGCATGTCGCTGTCGATGCGAAACCTCGAGAAGCGGCAGGACATGCCGGCCATCCGCGCCCGCGCGCGCGAGGTGATGGCCGCCCTCGACACGGGAGTGGACTGA
- the rpsF gene encoding 30S ribosomal protein S6: MPAMPRVATVPKVAMPELVVPQVVVPAVACPRGRERRAAFGRFMGVMLAPPAASPARAGSGTSVGDRAQSAVIVSCLPRPGGAHCAHSAITCGQPDEHRTTNTGGPAITAYQIMIILNPEADGEQQAEVISRVRSLIEDGGGTVDDVAEWGRRKIAYPVRKQADGVYVVVTCQTSPEVLDEISRVLAITKDVVLRAMPFRLTEAELATVQANGVPEPIDERPEREERPRGGRRGGPGGGGRRRDR; this comes from the coding sequence ATGCCGGCGATGCCCAGGGTGGCGACGGTGCCCAAGGTGGCGATGCCAGAATTGGTCGTGCCGCAGGTGGTGGTGCCTGCGGTCGCGTGCCCGCGTGGGCGGGAACGACGGGCTGCGTTCGGGCGATTCATGGGCGTCATGCTTGCACCGCCTGCGGCGTCACCGGCCCGTGCGGGGTCTGGCACGAGCGTCGGTGACCGGGCACAGAGCGCTGTTATAGTCTCGTGCCTGCCGCGGCCGGGTGGGGCGCACTGCGCTCACTCGGCCATTACATGCGGCCAGCCAGACGAGCATCGCACGACCAACACCGGAGGACCGGCGATCACCGCGTATCAGATCATGATCATCCTCAACCCTGAGGCTGACGGGGAGCAACAGGCCGAGGTCATCTCGCGTGTGCGCTCGCTCATCGAGGATGGCGGCGGCACGGTCGACGACGTCGCCGAGTGGGGACGCCGCAAGATCGCCTACCCGGTGCGCAAGCAGGCCGACGGCGTGTACGTGGTGGTCACCTGCCAGACCTCGCCCGAGGTGCTCGACGAGATCAGCCGCGTGCTCGCCATCACGAAGGACGTCGTGCTGCGCGCCATGCCGTTCCGCCTCACCGAGGCCGAGCTGGCGACGGTGCAGGCCAACGGCGTGCCGGAGCCCATCGACGAGCGTCCGGAGCGCGAGGAGCGCCCGCGCGGCGGTCGTCGCGGGGGCCCGGGTGGCGGCGGCCGCCGGCGCG
- a CDS encoding DedA family protein encodes MATTSNLPAHETFGSGGATGEGGATGLAGVVGVGAGAGAGVGAVGVVGVVDTGSCAAATCAPIRSAPRAAVIRRMVGEISQPATSDALGVPPRHAIIRTMNLSWSGLALPAATGFFQQIGDWAAEYGYLAIFLVVAGDGIFPILPGETSIVAGAVFAAEGDLTLWGVVVVGAVGAVVGDSIAYWAGRGGAPWIRRAVTRMAGEHRTHAAERMVKRHGPALVFTGRFLPGIRIGINMACGAGQMSYRRFLLFDIGGAICWSLQAALIGYFAGKAFANQIWVALVVALGVAALVALFVIIRERRMVAREDALEAAEDRAAALSPDPANATSKENA; translated from the coding sequence GTGGCCACCACCAGCAACCTGCCGGCCCACGAGACCTTCGGGTCCGGCGGGGCCACGGGCGAGGGCGGGGCAACGGGCTTGGCCGGGGTGGTGGGGGTGGGAGCGGGGGCCGGCGCAGGCGTCGGCGCGGTGGGCGTGGTGGGCGTGGTGGACACCGGGTCCTGCGCCGCGGCCACCTGCGCGCCCATCAGGAGCGCGCCCAGGGCGGCAGTCATCCGTCGCATGGTCGGAGAGATATCCCAGCCTGCGACCAGCGACGCATTGGGGGTGCCGCCGCGCCATGCCATCATCCGGACAATGAACCTTTCCTGGAGTGGCCTCGCGCTCCCCGCCGCCACGGGCTTCTTCCAGCAGATCGGCGACTGGGCCGCCGAGTACGGCTACCTGGCCATCTTCCTCGTGGTCGCCGGCGACGGCATCTTCCCCATCCTTCCCGGTGAGACGTCCATCGTGGCGGGCGCGGTATTCGCCGCCGAGGGCGATCTCACGCTGTGGGGCGTGGTCGTGGTGGGAGCCGTGGGAGCAGTGGTGGGCGACTCCATCGCCTACTGGGCGGGGCGCGGCGGCGCGCCGTGGATACGCCGCGCCGTCACGCGCATGGCGGGCGAGCACCGCACGCATGCCGCCGAGCGCATGGTGAAGCGCCACGGACCGGCCCTGGTGTTCACCGGGCGCTTCCTCCCGGGCATCCGCATCGGCATCAACATGGCCTGCGGCGCCGGGCAGATGTCATATCGCCGATTCCTGCTGTTCGACATCGGGGGGGCCATCTGCTGGTCGCTGCAGGCGGCGCTCATCGGCTACTTCGCGGGCAAGGCATTCGCCAACCAGATCTGGGTTGCGCTGGTGGTGGCCCTGGGCGTGGCAGCCCTGGTGGCGCTGTTCGTGATAATCCGCGAACGGCGCATGGTGGCCCGGGAAGATGCCCTCGAGGCCGCGGAGGATCGCGCCGCCGCACTCTCCCCCGACCCCGCCAATGCCACGTCGAAGGAGAATGCGTGA
- a CDS encoding L,D-transpeptidase — translation MGEGALARAAQRQHGVGARRRHGVRPHHASRGDRRGRPQAVPVPEWAQDPVVPRGGRRARDARAGRQLRRGRGDPRRRSEGLPRAHRHAAHGVPERAAEYAGGNGRVAIHGTSKPELIGKAVSHGCIRMRNADIQRLTRLVRGGTPVQVRN, via the coding sequence CTGGGTGAAGGTGCTCTTGCCCGTGCGGCCCAACGGCAGCACGGCGTGGGTGCGCGCCGCCGACATGGTGTTCGGCCCCATCACGCTTCGCGTGGTGATCGACGTGGGCGACCGCAAGCTGTACCTGTACCGGAATGGGCGCAAGATCCGGTCGTTCCCCGTGGCGGTCGGCGAGCCCGAGACGCCCGCGCCGGTCGGCAACTTCGCCGTGGCCGAGGTGATCCCCGCCGGCGATCCGAAGGCCTTCCTCGGGCCCATCGTCATGCCGCTCACGGCGTTCCCGAACGTGCTGCAGAATACGCCGGGGGTAACGGCCGGGTGGCCATCCACGGCACCAGCAAGCCGGAGCTCATCGGCAAGGCCGTGAGCCATGGCTGCATCCGCATGCGCAACGCCGACATCCAGCGCCTCACGCGCCTGGTGCGCGGTGGAACCCCGGTGCAGGTCCGCAACTAG
- a CDS encoding FAD-binding oxidoreductase, whose protein sequence is METPTSHATPVTRRTLLLGAAAAAGAVALPSWSVAAARRASGDSRLVRELRAVTRGHMVTRADATLGIAAQIFNPRFDGRRPLAVLYAIDERDVQQAVRWAARNDIIITARAGGHSYQGYSTVNDGLIVDLTNLSHVVPKSGRVPYARIGGGAALGVTYHQLAPLGLTIPGGTCPTVSVGGLAQGGGLGWVARKWGTLSDNVLGLRIVTADGRVRSVGPGSERDLFWACRGGGGGNFGIIASYDIAVHPAEPAMHFVMTFPWAECPDVILAWQDWCWQADDGLFSLCTSITNKGGADPTCEVSGQFIGSQAQLDAVLAPLLARVTPRNRVITPASYASLIQYWAQCTAQAAEQCARQRANPTGQIRGTAHWGKSDYVKASTSFSRAGAEVIRDYVAERQAQMGTGQMILDSYGAAINRVPATATAFAHRDMRFSMQYEAYWPQPQQQEAAVQWLRRFEKALAPHVCGQKYVNYIDSDQRNRPGVYYGRNLDRLIHTRRRFDPDDVFRFRQAIPLART, encoded by the coding sequence ATGGAGACACCCACCTCCCACGCCACCCCCGTCACGCGCCGCACCCTTCTGCTCGGCGCCGCCGCAGCGGCCGGGGCCGTGGCGCTGCCGTCGTGGTCGGTGGCCGCCGCGCGCAGGGCGTCCGGCGACTCGCGCCTGGTGCGCGAGCTTCGCGCCGTCACTCGCGGGCATATGGTCACCCGGGCCGACGCCACGCTGGGCATCGCGGCGCAGATCTTCAACCCGCGCTTCGACGGCCGCAGGCCGCTGGCGGTGCTCTACGCCATTGATGAGCGCGACGTGCAGCAGGCCGTGCGGTGGGCTGCCCGCAACGACATCATCATCACCGCGCGCGCCGGCGGGCACTCGTACCAGGGCTACTCCACGGTGAACGACGGCCTCATCGTCGACCTCACCAACCTCTCGCACGTGGTGCCGAAGTCGGGCCGCGTGCCCTACGCGCGCATCGGCGGTGGCGCGGCGCTGGGCGTCACCTACCACCAGCTCGCGCCGCTCGGCCTCACGATTCCCGGCGGCACCTGCCCCACGGTGTCGGTGGGCGGGCTGGCGCAGGGCGGCGGCCTCGGCTGGGTGGCCCGCAAGTGGGGCACGTTGTCCGACAACGTGCTGGGCCTGCGCATCGTCACGGCCGACGGCCGGGTGCGCTCGGTGGGCCCGGGCTCCGAGCGCGACCTGTTCTGGGCATGCCGCGGGGGAGGGGGCGGCAACTTCGGCATCATCGCCTCGTACGACATCGCGGTGCACCCCGCCGAGCCCGCCATGCACTTCGTGATGACCTTCCCGTGGGCCGAGTGCCCGGACGTCATCCTCGCGTGGCAGGACTGGTGCTGGCAGGCCGACGACGGCCTGTTCAGCCTGTGCACGTCCATCACCAACAAGGGCGGTGCAGACCCCACCTGCGAGGTGTCGGGGCAGTTCATCGGCAGTCAGGCGCAGCTCGACGCCGTGCTCGCCCCGCTGCTCGCCCGGGTCACCCCGCGCAACCGCGTGATCACCCCGGCCTCATACGCATCGCTCATCCAGTACTGGGCGCAGTGCACCGCGCAGGCGGCTGAGCAGTGCGCGCGCCAGCGGGCGAACCCCACGGGGCAGATCCGCGGCACGGCCCACTGGGGGAAGTCCGACTATGTGAAGGCGAGCACGTCGTTCAGCCGCGCGGGTGCGGAGGTCATCCGCGACTACGTGGCCGAGCGCCAGGCGCAGATGGGCACCGGCCAGATGATCCTCGACTCCTACGGCGCCGCCATCAATCGCGTGCCCGCCACGGCCACGGCGTTCGCCCACCGCGACATGCGGTTCTCCATGCAGTACGAGGCCTACTGGCCGCAGCCCCAGCAGCAGGAGGCCGCAGTGCAGTGGCTGCGCCGGTTCGAGAAGGCCCTGGCGCCGCACGTGTGCGGCCAGAAGTACGTCAACTACATCGACTCCGACCAGCGAAACCGGCCGGGCGTCTACTACGGGCGCAACCTCGACCGGCTTATCCACACCCGCCGCCGGTTCGACCCCGACGACGTCTTCCGGTTCCGCCAGGCGATCCCGCTCGCGCGCACCTGA